One window of the Halobacillus litoralis genome contains the following:
- a CDS encoding branched-chain amino acid transaminase yields the protein MAYMFDIDRFVDERSLSVSVKNKGLNYGLGCIEGIRAFWNDREKQLFIFRLEEHLKRFHDSGKSLFINIPFSVEQLSHITKQLLLLNQVTQDVYIRPICFKGSNTLRPKLNGSFNHLAVYTDLSEYEPKPFLKVCISSWTRIGSNMIPPQAKPSAGYMNSALANNEAVMDGYDEAVFLTKEGNVSEAATANIFIVRRGEVLTPPMSDDILAGITRGTVAQILHEEMDIPVIEQSLARVELYEADEVFFTGTAIGIKPVVEIDRRVIGDGQIGPVTLKIQQIYNQIVRGEMPAYRDYCTSLY from the coding sequence ATGGCCTATATGTTCGATATAGATCGATTCGTGGATGAGCGTTCTTTGAGTGTCAGTGTGAAAAATAAAGGGCTGAATTATGGGTTAGGTTGTATAGAAGGGATTCGAGCTTTTTGGAATGACCGGGAAAAGCAATTGTTCATCTTTCGACTAGAAGAACACTTGAAAAGGTTTCATGACTCTGGGAAAAGTTTGTTCATAAACATTCCTTTCTCGGTAGAGCAACTTTCCCATATCACCAAACAATTGCTTTTGCTGAATCAGGTCACACAGGATGTCTATATACGCCCTATTTGTTTTAAAGGGTCAAACACATTACGACCTAAATTAAACGGCTCATTTAATCATCTGGCTGTCTACACGGATCTGTCGGAATATGAACCGAAGCCATTCCTGAAAGTATGCATTTCCTCATGGACTAGAATAGGAAGTAATATGATTCCACCACAAGCTAAACCTTCAGCAGGCTACATGAATTCTGCGTTGGCAAACAATGAAGCTGTAATGGATGGCTATGATGAAGCGGTATTTTTAACAAAAGAGGGTAACGTCAGTGAAGCAGCTACAGCGAATATTTTCATTGTGCGAAGGGGAGAGGTACTTACACCTCCTATGTCAGATGATATCCTGGCAGGCATTACGAGGGGGACAGTCGCTCAGATATTACACGAAGAGATGGACATACCGGTCATTGAACAAAGTTTGGCAAGGGTAGAATTGTATGAGGCAGATGAAGTGTTCTTTACAGGCACAGCTATTGGAATCAAGCCAGTCGTGGAAATTGATCGAAGGGTGATCGGCGACGGGCAGATAGGACCGGTTACTTTGAAGATCCAACAAATTTACAATCAGATAGTCCGTGGGGAAATGCCGGCATATCGGGATTATTGCACTTCATTATATTAG